The genomic window CCGTCGCCGCCACCGGCTCGCGCCGCGCCGCGCTCGGCGCCCTGCTGCGCCGGGGCGGGCGGACCCGGGCGACGCTCGTCCTCGGCGTCCTGTGCACCGCCGGGTACCAGACCGCCTACTACACCGCCGTCGGACGGACCGGCGTCGCCGTCGCGACCGTCGTCGCGGTCGGCAGCGCCCCCGCGTTCGCGGGCCTGTTCCAGCGGCACGGGCTGACGGGCCGCTGGTACGCGTCCACGGCGGGCGCCGTCGCGGGCTGCGCGCTGCTCGTCGGCGCGGGCGCCGGGGCGGGCGCCGAGCCGGGCGGAGTCGCGCTCGCGCTGCTGTGCGGGCTCGTCTACGCCGGCTACACGACGATCATCAGCCGCCTGGTCGGGGCGGGCGCCGACGGCCGGTCGGTGACCGGCGTGCTGTTCGGCGGCGCGGCGCTCGTCCTGCTGCCCGCGCTCGCCGTGCAGCGCCCGGC from Actinomadura rubteroloni includes these protein-coding regions:
- a CDS encoding DMT family transporter; this encodes MSQSTSALPRGTAEILLAACLWGTAGPVSTLAPAATSPVAVSSLRVALGGLVLLAVAATGSRRAALGALLRRGGRTRATLVLGVLCTAGYQTAYYTAVGRTGVAVATVVAVGSAPAFAGLFQRHGLTGRWYASTAGAVAGCALLVGAGAGAGAEPGGVALALLCGLVYAGYTTIISRLVGAGADGRSVTGVLFGGAALVLLPALAVQRPAWLLSGTGLAITAYLSLITIAVAYTLFARGLRGTPAAAATTLTLAEPAVAALLGVAVLGERLGGLALAGLALLAAGLVVLVVPVRRRRDDGRIRPELV